Sequence from the Brachionichthys hirsutus isolate HB-005 chromosome 4, CSIRO-AGI_Bhir_v1, whole genome shotgun sequence genome:
CTGCAGACTGGCACACACTTTGAAGGATCTGCCGGCTGCATTTGGGTCTCTCCCGCCTGGTCCCAACAAGGTGGCACTTAGAACCTTGCAGTCAAGCGGGCAGGTGAATAAGGCAAATACAACAGAGAGTAATCGTGAATGTTCATACAGAAATATTGCTGCATAGAAACTAAAATAGCAGAGTCctgaaaaaggaaaagtgatAGAAGATGAATGGATAAAATATATTGATGCTTTAATGTGAATACTATTAGAGCAGAACAGTTGAATTCAAGTCATGAAATAATTATGTATgtcttttattcctttttaaGGACAAATTGACAGACTTGAAGCTGGTGATGGAGGACACCATAGATAACGTCGCCACTCTGCAGGAATGCCACACGGAGCAGGATGactctctgcagctgctgggtGAGAACAGACGGCAACTGACTGTCTGGCATCACCTGGCAAGGTCATTTCATCGTTGACCCTGTGTTGCGTAGGTATCCATGGAGGCAGAACCACACACAACAAGGTTTCCATGCTGGAGCTGAAGAAGCTGCTATCTGAGATGAAGGAGCTGCTTCATCTGCAGGTAGTCCGTTTGATCCCGTCCGAGTCTTGTGCACGTCACAAAGGTTAATGTCAAAAATGATCTACACAATATTTGCACATAGagttataatataattattagttcAATAATatgtagatttgttttttgtaattatcttttttgttttaaagaaaaaaatctgattaataataaatggataaaagtaaattaaaagcaaatatttttgGAACGCATCGGGTTGCAGAGAATGTCCCtgggatgttgtttttttttcctttgaaggGTCATTTTTAAAACTGGAAAAATGTGAGTTGAGTCACGGGGCCGTTTTGGAATTTCATTTTTCTCCAGAATAAGATGGTTTTGCAATAAAATCAGCAACTTGTTCAAAATGAGAATCCAGACTGCGAGGACCTGTTTCTCCGGAGCTATCTCGTTTCAGGACTTTATTCAACCCCGACGGCAGGCAGCTAAGTAAcagggagcagcaggaggaagcggGTTATCCCAGAAGAAGTGAAGGATTTGAGAGAGGAGAAGGCACCAAGCAGTTATATAGTTATATATAGTTCAGTATCTCAGACTTGTCAGACTCACTGTGAGAACCCTTTATAATGTCACGCATTTTACAGCTTTTACAAATCATCCCGTCTCATTGTGATGTTCAGACGCTATTAGCGGTAGCTAGATATAGATTTGATCTGCTTGTATTGTTATAAGCTGACACGATTACACACAATGAGCCAAGCTGCACAGTTTGTCCCCACTAACGGTTCTACACTCCGCTTCTTTCTGCCAAAGATTAAGGAGACAACTTCTTTGAGGAAAACCATCACAGAATGTCTTGCCTGTGGTGAGCAGACCTATAATCTGACTTGTCATTTACACAGAATATGTAGACATTATGGACAAAAGTGGCACCTCAGCAAGGTGCATTCATATCTGCCTTATGTGTGCCCACAGACCCCGGGGGCGGTCCGACGGACTCGGGTCCAGCTCCGACTCCCGAGCCGTTTGTTGTGAAGCCTCAGCCTCTGACTCGGTGCCGACCTGGGACCTGTTTTAGACAGGACATGTGCATCCCTACCGAGTCGGGCGGTTTCCGGTGTGGCCCCTGTCCAGATGGATACACAGGAGACGGGGTCcactgtgatgatgaagatgaggtagGGATAATAAGCTTCCTCATATGCACGGTTGTGTCTCTGACATCTTTTATTCTTGTGGGTTTTTTAGTGCCAGTTTAACCCATGCTTCCCTGGTGTCCCGTGTGTGAACACGGCGCCTGGCTTCCGCTGTGGACAATGCCCTCTGGGATACACCGGTCCGGGGATAACGGGAGTGGGAGTGTCCTATGCTGAGACGCACAAACAGGTACTCCAACAAAAATAACACCCTCTATGTAAAAGACGGGTCTGTGCCTCTCTAGACGTACTGACAGTCGGTGTTCCTTCCCAGGCGTGTGAGGACGTAGATGAATGTCGGGGCCCCCTTCAGAACGGAGGTTGCACTGCCAATTCACGCTGCTACAACACAGTAGTAAGGCCGCTGCGACTGATGCGCGATGATCGTTAAATGTCTCCGATGATGGCGAAGGAAAAAAGGTTTCCGACTGTGCCGTTCCCACCAGGGGTCGTTCCGCTGTGGGGAGTGTAACGCCGGCTTCACTGGTGACCAGGTGGAAGGCTGCCATGGAGACAGGCTTTGCCCCAATGGTCAACCCAACCCCTGCGACGCCGATGCAGAGTGTGTTGTGGCGAGAGACGGCAAAATCAGCTGTGTGGTAAGATATTAGGAAATAATACTGGTGTCGTATTCGGCATTATGGACACCCCTGGATCACGGTGGCGAAACACCAGCTGCTTTCCTGcacgtctgtgtgtctgtgtgtctgtcagtgTGGCATTGGTTGGGCAGGTAACGGCTATGTGTGTGGAAAGGACACCGATATTGATGGATTTCCTGACACTAAGCTCGAATGCAGAGAAGACAACTGTAAGCAGGTACACGCGTCTATCCTCTTCGTCTCCTCTCATTCACTTTATgcttgcatttaaaaaaacaaattattgttttgtCGTTGCTTTGCTGTGTTTCCCAGGACAACTGCATGTTTGTGCCAAACTCTGGCCAGGAAGACGCAGACGGGGATGGTATGGGTGATGCCTGCGATGAGGACGCAGACAGCGACGGCATTATTAACTCAGACGTAGGTGACGTAGCCCCACAGGATCCGCATGCAGGGAGCAATAATGAGTCCACTGTAGAGTGAACCTTGTCTGTCCCAGGATAATTGCTGGCTCATTCCCAATGTGGACCAAAGGAACAGCGATAAGGACATCCACGGTGACGCCTGTGACAACTGCATCGCCGTTGAAAATCCTTCACAGAAGGATACCGACCGGGACGGAGTGGGAGATGAATGCGATCGTGATATGGACGGAGATGGTAAAGTGTGTCTACGAGTCAATCGTTATTATAGTCAGTAGTCGTCACATGACTCGGTTTCTTTAGAAGCATAGACTGGCCTTTTCATCACAGCGGCTGAACGTCACTGCGACTGGACCTTTAATGATGTTGCTGCAACAATTAGAGCTACTCATGTTCTGAACACATTGTGTGAGGAGGGAAAAACTAATGACTGCTGATCGCATTAAAAGACTTGGAGGGTTAGTGAAGACGCATCCTGTCCGGATCACGCCGTCTAGACAGGAATATCGCCTTTGCTTGCCCTGTTCGGTGGAAACTGGGGAATGGCACCACTTTATATCTTTTTTTCTGGGACTTGTATCTGCTTCCAAGTGATACAAGTGATACAAGAAGTGattctgcaaacacagaatCACTTCTCACCtttgtgtgtgccccccccccccccggcttgtTTGCCTTTGTGCGCTTACACAGTTGAGCGACTGCCGTTCATTCAGCTTGTCAGACCTCCAACTTCTGGATCATTTGGTTATGTCTTCAACTCAGCGGCCGGATTGCTGCGGGCTTGGTAATGTCTGCCTTCCTTCTGAAAGCATTTTTCCATGGAAGGCCTCTGCCAGGCGCTAAAGGCCACTGGAAACTATTTCACCGGCGTGTTAAACCCACACTGCCATCTGGTGATGCGTTCGGCAGACCGTGTCCGCGGGCTGTGTTACCTCAtgcttgctttcttttttacatttcctgtcaATCCTTTCTCACGTGACACAGGAATTAAAGCACTGTGACCTTTATGCTCTCAGGCTTTAACAATATTCTGGACAACTGCCAGGGGGTCTCCAACCCCGATCAAAGCGACAGAGATAACGACGGGGTGGGAGACGTTTGCGACAGTTGTCCCGACACGGCCAACCCCAACCAGGTGAACAAATGACACCTGAAGCAGGTTTGGACCGTCGCCGTAACTCTGACTAACAGCTTCCACGTCTGTCTGCAGTCTGACTCAGACGATGACCTCATCGGAGACACCTGTGACGACAACATAGACAGGTAGACCCCCCCCTACTGTCCATTACCTGTGTGAAGTGAATGAAGGTGCGCCGTGTTTGACCTGCACTTGCCTCTCCTCTTGGTCAGTGACGGTGACGGCCACCAGAACACAAAGGACAACTGTCCCCTGGTCATCAACTCCTCTCAGCTGGACACAGACAAGGACGGAAAGGTCTCAAACCTTCAAGCCTTTTGCTAACCCGGCTCACACGTGCTGATGCTGACATTCACGTGTGTTTGCGTTACCCGGACAGGGAGACGACTGtgatgacgacgacgatgacgacgGCATACTGGATGACGACGACAACTGCCGACTAGTTCCCAACGAGGACCAAAAGGACGCAGACAGTTAGCGTCGCCTCCAGGGAGCGTTCACCCATGTGTGCAGGACGCATTTCTGCTGTAGCTCTCCTAAGTCGTACGGTTTTATTTCAGACAATGGAGTCGGGGACGCGTGCGAAGGAGACTTTGATAAAGACAACGTCATCGATGTAATTGATCAGTGCCCAGAAAATGCTGAGATCACCCTGACTGACTTCAGAGCCTATCAGACAGTAGTGCTGGACCCAGAGGGAGACTCTCAGATCGACCCCAACTGGGTGGTTCTCAATCAGGTAACCTCCCCGTCTCCCTCGGCTCTGTTATAATTAAATAAGACCAAGCGCATTCAGCACATTTTGATTAAcgtgtcattttaaatgtgaaaaaaaagaataaatcttACCTAAAAAAGATCTTGTGAGTCTTATAATagtataaatgacatttaactACTCTCTTGAAAGGGCATGGAGATAGTTCAGACCATGAACTCTGACCCTGGCCTCGCTGTAGGTAAGACGAGTAATCCCGTCCCATCCAactgtcctctctgtcttcaTCTGCTTCTCATTTTCGTTCACCAGCCTTTGTTCTCCTCTGTTCACTTCTGCAGGCTACACGGCATTCAGCGGGGTTGATTTCGAGGGGACGTTCCACGTGAATACGGTGACCGACGATGACTACGTCGGCTTCATCTTTGGCTACCAGGACTCTTCGTCCTTCTATGTGGTGATGTGGAAACAGACGGAGCAAACTTACTGGCAGGCTGCACCATTCAAGAGCCGTCGCTGAGCCGGGAATACAACTCAAGGTAAATGTTGGCAATTTAAAACTGCGTTCACGTAGCGCCTTTATCCAACGCTCATACCACTTTTCTCGTTACCATGGAGACTATTTGCAATCTTTCTATTTGCATGTTGAGTTTTTGGTTTTAGATGTCTGTCTCACTTCCTCACTCAGACTCTGTCCTCCCATCTCtacgttttctctctctctcagtccaCCCAGCCAGAACCGGGGTCTGatccgaggtttctgcctgtgtTTCCTCACAGGAGCGTTGTTGGTTCTCTGTAAAATAACAAAAGTGCTGTCGCTCTGAACCTTCCCCTTTAGAAAGTCACGCTGCAGTTTGGTTTTCATTAACTGCTCTTCTCCACTAGGTTGTGAAGTCAAAGACCGGTCCCGGTGAGTATCTGAGGAATTCCCTGTGGCACACAGGAGACACTGCCGGACAGGTCCGCCTCCTGTGGAAGGATCCCAGGAACACTGGCTGGAAGGACAAGGTCTCCTACCGCTGGTCCCTCCAGCACCGACCACAGATCGGGTACATCAGGTACAAACAGAGCACACCGATACTCGGAGACTAACACAGTCGATATTGTGTGGACGAACCAGTCAACCGGGTCTCATGTGTCGATCAGGTCTCGCTTCTTTGAGGGATCAGACCTGGTAGCGGACACGGGGGTAATAATTGACACCAGTATGAGAGGTGGGAGACTGGGAGTGTTCTGCTTCTCTCAAGAAAATATCATATGGTCCAATCTCAAATACCGGTGCAACGGTAAGTGCCTGCAAGTTTAAGGAAGCCCAGTCGGCGTATAAGTTTGTTTCAAAGTTacttttccctttctcttcccCACAGACACAATTCCTGAGGACTATCTCAATGCCTACAACACACAGTGAAGGCAGGACACGGAAGCAAGTTGTGCCCCGTGGAATATATGgatgagaggagcagagcgGAACTGCTGACAAgggagtcaaaaaaaaaaaagatacgtTTGAGAAGACACGATGGACAGTTTTAGcaaaaaacattgatttcagGAACGGATTAAACTGGGAATTATATACTTTAATCTGTGCTGCTGAAACCAGTACAGGCTTTCAGTGTTTGCACCTTCCTTTTCCTTTAATGAAtaacatttaatatatttctACTTAATAAAAACCTGAGCATTTCACACAAGATCTttgcatatatacatatatatccaTACCGTATTTGAAATGTACCTGTATGTTAAGATAATTCACAGCCCTCACATTGGGTCCCACTATTTTATTTAGTATTATCTTGTAGCTTGATATTAAAGATGAAGAGCATCATTTAAAGTTAAAATGTATACCAGGTGTATAAAATGTCTCCATAAAACTATAAATTACATGATAAAATCGCAGAGATTTTCCCATTGATTATGaacaaatgcacatttttaTCATAACCAAAGTCACAAGAAAGAACATACGGATTTATTGAGGAGAAACATCAACAACTTGCAGTTAACAGAGCAACAGATTGAATGTTCATACAAAAAGAGATCAGCTCCACAGGTAACACAGGTGAGGGTCTTGGCGGGATTTTAATCGGGCAGTAAACTCAACATCCAGTGTTGAATAaatcaccaaaaacaaaaaaggagcaCTTATGCTACCTTACTCTGAACGCCATTATGAGTTAACACGTGTAACAAAGGAAATGCGATAAGCCTTTAGAACCACAGAAAACAGCTGATTTACATGACTTCATGCAAACGCAGTACATTTAGTTATACATTTCTCTGTAGCTGACAAAATGAGTTGCCTGGGTTTTCTGACATCTACCT
This genomic interval carries:
- the thbs4a gene encoding LOW QUALITY PROTEIN: thrombospondin-4a (The sequence of the model RefSeq protein was modified relative to this genomic sequence to represent the inferred CDS: deleted 1 base in 1 codon), whose protein sequence is MMGVWARAAVLYLVLQELALTVTTQGIVYDLLKSPDCLPDLLQGSLKSKGRAEAFLLSSFRLHSKAPTSLYSVINPKDNTKYLDLIVQAKLNKVAVRYLKTDGRYSTTAFTHASLGDGRDHHVMLHASGLQRGPPRLNIYVDCRLAHTLKDLPAAFGSLPPGPNKVALRTLQSSGQDKLTDLKLVMEDTIDNVATLQECHTEQDDSLQLLGIHGGRTTHNKVSMLELKKLLSEMKELLHLQIKETTSLRKTITECLACDPGGGPTDSGPAPTPEPFVVKPQPLTRCRPGTCFRQDMCIPTESGGFRCGPCPDGYTGDGVHCDDEDECQFNPCFPGVPCVNTAPGFRCGQCPLGYTGPGITGVGVSYAETHKQACEDVDECRGPLQNGGCTANSRCYNTVGSFRCGECNAGFTGDQVEGCHGDRLCPNGQPNPCDADAECVVARDGKISCVCGIGWAGNGYVCGKDTDIDGFPDTKLECREDNCKQDNCMFVPNSGQEDADGDGMGDACDEDADSDGIINSDDNCWLIPNVDQRNSDKDIHGDACDNCIAVENPSQKDTDRDGVGDECDRDMDGDGFNNILDNCQGVSNPDQSDRDNDGVGDVCDSCPDTANPNQSDSDDDLIGDTCDDNIDSDGDGHQNTKDNCPLVINSSQLDTDKDGKGDDCDDDDDDDGILDDDDNCRLVPNEDQKDADNNGVGDACEGDFDKDNVIDVIDQCPENAEITLTDFRAYQTVVLDPEGDSQIDPNWVVLNQGMEIVQTMNSDPGLAVGYTAFSGVDFEGTFHVNTVTDDDYVGFIFGYQDSSSFYVVMWKQTEQTYWQAAPFRAVAEPGIQLKVVKSKTGPGEYLRNSLWHTGDTAGQVRLLWKDPRNTGWKDKVSYRWSLQHRPQIGYIRSRFFEGSDLVADTGVIIDTSMRGGRLGVFCFSQENIIWSNLKYRCNDTIPEDYLNAYNTQ